DNA from Elaeis guineensis isolate ETL-2024a chromosome 2, EG11, whole genome shotgun sequence:
ACAGGGTGATAAACATCATATTTTTAccaaaaaataacaaaaataataatGGCTAATCAAATGCTCACAGTGAACTCTCATCACAACCAGATATTAGAAAGATACATATCATAGCACTCTCACAACTGGAATTAATCTAAGCCAAGAATCCCATAAATTCGATGGATTTGTTTGTTCCACTCCATATTATGCTGCTCTTTTTGTCAACTAGAATtctattcaataatttatatccaTAAGAGCACCAGCATATGTCCTTTTCCCTTTTTAAAGAAAGAAGTGAACACTGCCAATCCGTATACCCAATATTTTGGATCAGTAGCATAAACCACGCATCTAATCCAACAAGTAATTTCATCATAAGACTGCATTCAGAGAACAATGAAGCAAAATATAGAACATAATCAGAACGAGAACTCCGTGGCACCAAATGCTTAAGATCATTACAACACAGGACAAACTCAGCCAAGATCTAGAATCAAAGCAGAAATGCTCGACCTGGAACCAAAATTTGTGtatcatttcaatttttttccagTTTACATATGAAGAAAGACCTCGCATGTAATCCTACACCAAAGCTTCCTCAAAATCAAATTATTCCAAGATTTGTCAAAATCTGAGCTCAGGATCGACGATCCAGGAATCTAAtgtcaaaggatgtatcatataaaaaaaactaAGAGAAAGAAGTGCAGGCAATGACCTTCTATTTCTCAGGGCCTGGGGAGGAGGCGGAattggcggcggcggcggcgaccTGCTCGGCCACGAGGATGGGGGCGTAGTAATCGGCGTGGGCGTCCATGCACTTCTTAAGGAGGGTGGTGACCTCGAAGCACTTGTCGACGGCGTCCTCGCCGGTCTTGTCGGCCTCCTCCACGCACTTCTCCCACGCGATGAACGCCTCCTTGCAACCTCCTCCCTTCATGAACAAGCAGAACCCGCACTCCGCCTCCTCCTCTGCCTCCTCTCCGCCCTCGCCAGTCTCTCCTCCGTTCTTCTCCTCATCACCACTCTCCGCCGCCACCGCCACCACGGAGGAGGAATTTGGCCGGTCGGAATCACcggagagaggaggaggaagtgGAGCGGAGGAGTGATCGGTGGTCGGAGCTAGGGTTTGGGCCTCGGaaagggaaggaggagaggaggaCATGGCCTGGGGCTTGGTCCAAGGGTTTATGGTAAAACTGGAGCCTTTTATTTTGTAAACCCCAAAGGAAATCATGTGCGCACCGGCTTGTCCGGTTGGTCCACGTAGTCTGTTTTCTGCTTCCTAACGCCCATTTAAATCtcagaatttttttatttaaaaattttaaataataaaaatattttttattttttaaaaataataataatttataatatattataacatactatatcatattataatattttatataaaaattttatgacatTCTAcggtatattatgatattctatgatatattatgtaatttaactcaagatgtcataatatggaacgaatatttttttttttgaccgctatcctatgcatatttaatatctacagctttattttttcatttaaaaatttaaaatgataaaaatatttttattttttaaaaaaattatattatcttatacatattatgacatcatgcattatattatgatattttatggataaaaattataaatttctgGAGACAGGATGTCATAGTATGGACATAggataatataattttttcaaaaaattaagatatttttgttatttaaaattttaaataaaaaaataaaactacagatattaaatatgtGTTGGAAAGTGATGGTTATGTAGACCAATGGGATAAGATGGTGCGCTctatgtcagattttctacaccgtctaaggtgcacaaagaattatttCCAACTATAGGTAAAGTGGACCTTCttagaattaaaatataaaatgtcATTCTtttatgaatttaaaatttatttaaaaatttatatttttagataaatattttttaaataatatttgaataaaaaaataatttatctctattttttgatacatgagaaagtgatttaaaaatctattatttatgtTCTTttggattattatttttttaaataagttgctaaaatttatcaatatttttcataatatattttatacttcTTAGATATGAAGAAAGTGGACAATTGAGTTATTGGGCATTCATAATACAGACATTGAAAATAAAAGTCGACTCttttatgaataaaattaaatatctatttattgactgatgaaaaaataatttagtcattttttaagtatataatttttttttaaattttataaataaatactattcatataaaataatttttttattttaaaaatttaaaaatatagataaattggttaataaaattttttgatgataatTACCTGTAAGAGTGGGCCTAAAGTTGCCATCTTACGGGAATTATGGAATGAAACGGTGTTTGGAATCCGGTGGATCTCAGTAGAAAAACTTGATGTGAAAAATATGTCATTTTGTACCAAGCGGTATCTGGTCAGAAAGCCCCAGTAAATGATGGACCGTtgcttttatttattttgattttgatagtTTGACTAAATGAAGATCCTGATAATGTGATTGGGACAAGTTCAGCAGCAGTTATATGTTCCAATAATTTGGATTCACAAAAATAACAAATCATTTAGGAAAGAAGCAGGATCAACTGCGAACGCCCTGTAAGATGTGATCCTCTTGTTGAAAGATCGGACTAGATTTGCCGCTTCTCCTCTCAGGGATGCTTTTTCATCTATACCATTCTTATAATGATTGGCCATGTTGCTTTTTGACTTTTATTCACTTTTATTCATCCCCGTTACTCTATGTGACATACTTGTATTTATTTAAATGAAAGCGATGAGGCCTTGCCTAATCTTTCACCCGGAAAAATATCAGATTTATGTTTTGGAGAAGAAAAAGTATAATAGATAATGCAGGGAGTAAAATTCCTTGGCTATGATAATTTTGGAAAATTATTATGTTATCAGCCAAACCAACCACCCTCAATTTTTTGGATGTTAACCTAAGTTGCACAACCAATTGGAATCTATTATGCATGTATGCTGGTAATATGCATGTATAATATTTGTGAAATTAGAATCCAATGCATATTTAAATTAGGTATTAATCATTTAGGTCATGTTTGGATGATTGGActgaaaatcctaaaaaattcatGGGTTAGACTGATACAACATTATAATCCAATGGTCTTACTAGTTATGCTGTCCCAATCTATGAATTTTATTGGATTTTTAGCCTAATCATCTAAATAAgtctttttaatgattttttcaaGGCACATGAtggttatattattttatttcattattttaaCAAATAagattgtttgaaattttggaacaATAACTAATTTAGTTTAGATTGCATTTCTCTACAACCAAATATTGCCGAGCAACCACCAAATATTAGCTGTAGTATTATCACGCTTACCAAGCAAGGGGGTGATACATAACCTATTATTGCCATATATGGTAGATAGTGCTACCGCTCTTCTCACTTTTTGGATAGTATATCTATCCCTTCCAGGTCATGAGTAGTGGACCACTATTTTTGGACTTTTTTATTAGCAATCTTGCCTTAGGCTATCAGCTCTTAGCCCctatgatctatttattaattatttgatcTTGCATCCTTGGAGTATCGATATACACTTTTAGTATTTTGGTCTGCACCTCTCTTGGTGTATTGGTTTTTAGATTATAACTAGTCTAGATGTAGTACAAAATAATGCACCTTCACATCTGATCAGTCAATGATTAGGAGGATGATAATATATATCTAATACCACATCTACTGatcttatgattgattttgatgattacaaaatattgagtaattataatactaatcatgtgtttcaagaGTGGATATAGAATTTTCTAAATATTCACCATGAAGAAAATGTCAATAGAAAAAATCCTCTTAAGATGCTAAGCCAAAACACTTCAAAGATTAAGTTTTCATAAGTTTGGCTAAGAGAAGTTGACTTCTGATGAAGAAGAGTCGACTCTGACATGTTGGAATGTACTTGCACAATCGGCAAATTGACTTATGAACAACAAAAATTGACTTtttcaaagaagatagaagaCTGCAATTTCAGAATCCTGCAAGAGTCGACTGACAGATCTGCGAGTTGACTCGTTTGATAATTAGAGTCGACTCGTGAAGATTAAGTTGACTAATGGTATGGGACTGCACTAATGGCTAATTCTCTATACTACTTCAAcggctaatttttttatttcaacagCTATTTCAACTCTTCCAATAGTCAAAACTCATTCTCCAGCTTTTTTTAAGTTTATTAAAAGCtaaaaaatcaattgaaaagcAAGAGGAAAGGATTGAGAAAAGAAATCCATAAATTTTTTAGAGCTACATTGAAcacctttgagaaaaaaaaaaaagaaaatttttgtgcATAGATTTTAGTGAACTTTCAAAAACAATCTTCTCGATCATCAACGATATCCTCTCCAGCATTAAAGAAGAGAAGTCAAGCATCAAAAGAGCAACTCTTTATCAACTTTCTTCAAgctaaaaagagtttttattttttattttatttgttctTAAACTCTTATGTGTTGTATCTTTGGGTTTCTTTTATAAGTTTTTTTGGGATAAAAGAAACTTGAAGTTAGGCTCGTGCAAGTTcgaaattagatattatagattttgattggtgagctcATAAAATTAACTAGATTGATTGCGAATCCAGAAAATAATTAATGCATAGgttatcattggtgatcctataaAACCAACTGAATGTAtttgtattttcaaaaaaaaaataaacatgctGTAATCAgagagattatagtaaaattttcaagaaattcttggagagtggatataggtgcgggattcattgaaccactataaatttagtTGTATTTATGTTGTGTCTTATTATGCTTGCTTTACTtgcttttatttctttcttcGTATTATTTTGATTCTTGCATCGCTTATCTTATCTCTTAATTCCACTATTGTacattattttcatctcaaaatcATATAAATTATCTTAAATTATAGCACATACTTGCTTAGATTTAGATTTGttagaaatttttaaagaacccaattcatCTTCCATCTTAGGTTGCTACATTTCTGGACAACCACGTCTATAAGCCAAATTTTGAACTTGTATAACATTCAACTTGGCCAATTTGAAGGTCACGAAGGATTTAGTAGGTCTGAGACTCAAACTTGAGTAACAAATAGAAACTATGAAGGATCTAGTGGAGGTAAAATCCATCATCATGTTTGCCCTCTAGCATATAGATATGGTAGATATATAGGTTACTTTCTGGCATATAGATTTGGTGTGCATGATTGCTGATGTCAAGGAGATGGTGGTATTCAGTATGATGGTTGCCTTCTAGCCCTCAAGGTAGGGATAAACTGTAATGCAGGCAATTTGAACTACTGCCTCCCATTTGTCATCTTAAGAGGATGATTGGTTCCAATGACAGCTTCCTATACCAATGTGATTCTACAACATTTCTCTTAACAACTATTTGCCAACTAGATGGTCGAAGCCCATCTTGGGCTTAACATTGGCCAAATATATATTGACCTAAAGCATCTTTGATTATCTATTTGGTCTGATCTGCTCCTATATTTGCCTATAGGGTCTCTTTTTCATTGCTCAGTCTATAGATTCTGAGAGCTCCATAAGGTAAGGTTTGGCCTTTTCTTTTTGACAAGTTGAAACTTGATAGTCAGATTTATTGCAAACCCTAATATTTTCATGATATGATAACCGATGAGTCGATTTATCCACCAAAAGATAGAATAGGCTAATTTTGTCATAATATACATGAAAATACGCTAAGGCTTATAATACCAGCACTTAACAACATAAATTAATCTTTCAATACATTCCACTGCTAAAATAAAAATGTCACGTAATATTACATATGTGACTTTAATACAGTGGCCACTTTCTATGCAGCTGCTTCATTGATTTGCTTCTATAGTGACATGATGGTAATTATTCAAATGTCCCATCGCATATGCCAAAAAAGACTTGTTTGCCTTTCTTGTTCTATCTGGGCAAGACAAAAAACTTGTTGGCTAACGAAAAGAGCGATAAGTCTATTGATAAGTGGTAGATAGGTACACTAATGTACCATTGGTGTTAAAGTAGCCAGAAAGAGGATAATCTAAGGGAGGATATGatttcaacatgggtttaggtgcCTTGGCCTTCAAGAATTTTCGTCATTATTAGACCATCACTCGAGAAAGATAAAAAGGATACAAGTGTAGTGCGAGGCTATAGTACAAAGGTGTCATGCTGGATTATAATAGAGATATAGTACTGAGCTATGGTAAAGATATAGCATTGTTACAATGAAAAGTTACGCCTACTACTAGTATAAATGACTAAAACAAAGATAAAGATAaagtaattagtttaattttcaaAGGATCTTCTATAAAATACAATTTCACTTATTCATACTAATATATAATAACGACTCTCAATAACAAAAATGGATCACTCTGGCAGTTGCTTCCTCTATTCGATCTCATTTCCTATGGTTCTAGTAATTACTATTAATCGTCTTCCTACTGTGCATATATACAAACTTGATTGTTTCATAACTATCAAACTAATGGTCATATCATTGATATTTAATTCATCCTAACATAGCTTGTGTTTGTTATCATTCCTCATTCGGCCTACAATATAGCTCTTTTTGTTCTTAGAAATTTAAGACCAGTGGGATTATCTTGGTTTTCAATCGGCCAAAAGATTAATTAAGACTTGGTCATTCTATTTGCTTTTTCACTTCAAGAGCAAATCTATCTGTTTAGTCTATATTTGCACCTTAGCATGATTTTATGAACGAATTCTATCAGTTTTAGCAAGAGTCGCGTGATTCTTATTTGTTTTAGTTCTATCACCTTCATTCTTATGGCACTTGCTTTTGACCACCATTAGATTCATAAGATATGATGTAAACACATGCACATTAAACAAAACTGTTATACCAAGATTTtgtttcataattataattttatgcaCATATAATGTCTAAAATCAAAGGACAATCTATGTTTATTTGTTGTATTTGCCTAAAAACACTTTTTGCATGGATAAAGTGAATTTGATTGTAGAGATACTATGGTTAGATAATATTAATAGAAGATTTTTTTGATCAATAAGATGGataaagtatttaaaaaattaataataataataatttcaataacttttatttatgttcatcctttctaaaaaaaatataccaaTTTGATATCGAGTCTTTATTTTTCTAAATCatgattttagatatcatataatTAAATTCATTAATTTAGATaaatgaaagaaaaccaatattatttattaatttataaatcatgAATTAAAAAGAAAACATAAATATTTCATTACAAGAAGGATATTTATTATGCATTTAATTCTTTTTGACCATGTGTTGCATTTACCACATGCTATTTAGAGACTTAAAAGGTTATTAGCAAAGTATCATATACTAAGTAAACAACATTTTGAAtgattatatctgaattttagatcctaaaattcaaataatgttgCTTGTTTAACGATTACTAGATTACCAATACGATTACTTGTTTGTGCGGATTATGTGCTGACATGCATGCTTTTACGTAGTTGGCCATGCGCTCGATGAATCGCATACCTGTATGCGGCTAGTTGTGCATGTTTCATCAATGGATTATTGGGCATATAGAATGAAGAGCACCTGGATCATACAGAGTGAGTGAACAAGAGAGTCCAATTACAATGGATATCTATCCATCACAGGTGGTCGAGATGATTCAAAACCATAAGATTGTTAGGGTTATTGCTTGATTTATTGCACAAGCCTTGCTTCATCATCTATTGTTACACAATACATAGACAATCATGATTGCATAATTGGACTTTGAGATTACTCCTAAACTCGTAAATAGTGATGGTTGCATAATTGGACTCCGAGTTTACTCATGAAATAGAGAGGATCCAAGAACTACATAGAGAATTTACTACATCTAGATACCATGAAGTAGATATATCGTGAGCCGTGACTCATGACAACGACCTAAACATCTAGTCTCTAGTATGTTTAACAAGTTATTAAACATTTTCATTGACCTATTAAACCAAGAAGCAAACACCCCACAACAGCATCCTCCCCATGCCCACCATACTATATTTTGTTCACCCGGTCTCACCCTAAATATAGTTCCCAAAGGAGTCCCATCCATCTTCTATCCTTTGAAAGGCCGAAGAggcccataaaaaaataaatataaaaagctATCAGCAAACCCTATTCAACTTGCAACAAATTTCTCCAAAGTGACAGTTAGATCCtaggtagaaaaaaaaaaaatcattagtaGTATGTAGGTCCAAGGAGAGCAGAGTTGCAAACAGGCCTACATCAGAGTCAAGGACCAAAATTAAAGCTTAAATCATTATTTACCACCCTGCCTGTAGCATAGACCCTAGTTACCATAAAGTTTGGAGCTAGTAAGGAATCATCATGTCCTGTTATAAGGCACACAATTATAATCACCCATTGACTCCTCCCCCTGTGTATATTAACATTTAAAGATGCAGTTCATCATATGTTTGATGGTGTTTATAATACCATGGGACCCATGCAAACATATGGAGGACGCCGTCTTATTTAATGATAACGTATAAATTAATCGGTAACCTTTTCCCCTCCCCAGGTACCGACCGCCACCTATTTGTCCActcgaaaaattttttgtgcaccgccgCGGTGTAGGAAGTCTGAAATAAAATACTGTCGTTTCGTTGTATTTtactttttaatatatatttaatatttataattttattttttatttaaacttttaaataataaaaatatttttttaagaattataatatttttttaaaaattataatatttatttataaaaattatgatatttttttcaaaaaaaattataatatttttttataaaattataatattttttcataaaaattatgaattttttttcaaagaattataacatctttttaaaaaacttatgatatatttttgttatcataatttttataaaaaaatatgatattttttttaaaaaatatattataatttttttaaaaaatattattttaaaaaaaataaaatatcataatttttataaaaaatattataatttaaaaatataaatatttttattatataaaatttttaaactaaaaattaatttataatatttaatatatattaaaaaataactaaTTAGATGGAATGGCACATTCTACGTCGGATTTTGTGCACcacccgcggtgcacaaagaattttcgtTGTCCACCCACCTCACCCCATCCTCGGCCGAGGTCGACGTGGAGGCCCATTGGCTCACACGTATCCTTCCCACTATCTCTTCAATTCAGCTCCCGTAATAGAAAATCCGTACTTCCCATCATCAGGCATTAGCCCGACCAGCTGGTTCCCGGCTCAGCCGGTAAAGATTGGTGGGCCCCACCAAGGGTTGCGCCGTCGCAGCGCCATCCCGCTCTCCAGGCACCGGCTGCTGCCGGTCAGAATAGCGAGGAAAGCGATCCAGTCACGGTCTGGCCTCGCATCGGACCGCTCTCGTCCACCAATATGGGGaaccctttctttctttctatctCCTCCCCTTGAGATTTTCTCCCGTTTATTCCTCGGCCgcttcttggaaagaattaaagaaaggaagagagagaaagctgAGGTCGTGAAtagcaaaaagcaaaaaaaaaaaaaaaaaagaaaaaaaagaaaaagaaacataggaaaaaaataataaaaataaacagAGGGGACAGACAAGGTATTATattgtctctccctctcttctctcctcttcccTTTACTAAATTaatttctcttcctcttcttcggaTTTTATTTCCCTTTCCATTGCTATTTCTATTCCTCTCTCCTCTTCCGCTTGCGCAAGCGACGTGGGATTCGTTCACGGAGGCCGGGAGAGGGATCGAGGAGAGATCCAAGAAAAGGGAAAAAGTtaaactctttctctctctctctctctgtcttatAATTCGTTCCTTGGTTCCGATCCGACACGCCGCCGATACGGCCGAGAGATTCCATCAGTTTCGGGCTCGAGCCGCGGCGGCTGAGATGAATTCCGGCCGATTTTGTGTATAAATCGGGCGGTAGGGCTCCGCGATGTCGAATGCTCGCTCCGCATCGCGCTGGTAGGCAGCCGCGAAACCCCCGTTCCTATCTTTTCCGCCGCTCGCCATGGACGTAGACGCTTCTATGTCGACGGAATCCGACCACGATCCGGCCGCCGCCAACCACCCGGACGACCCCTCGGTTTCCTCCGCCTCCTCGCAGGCGACGGAAATGGCGCCGCTGCAGGGGCCGCGGCAGCCAGCTCAGCAGCAGCCCGCcgctgccgccgccgccgccgcccccgCCCCCGCCCCCGCCCCCGGGCCGCGGCCCGCGCCGACCTACTCGGTGGTGAACGCGATCATCGAGAAGAAGGAGGACGGGCCTGGGTGCCGGTGCGGGCACACGCTGACCGCCGTGGCTGCCGTTGGGGAGGAGGGTACGTCCGGGTACATCGGGCCGAGGCTGATTCTTTTCGGCGGCGCCACCGCCCTCGAGGGCAATTCAGCCGCCCCGCCATCCTCTGCCGGGAGCGCCGGCATCCGTATGTGCTCTCTCTGAtcgtctaattgctcttcttgttTGAAACCCTAATTTCTAGCCCCTTATTAGAAAGATTTAAAGAAGCTATTTTTGCTATGCTAGCCTTCACATCTGGCTATCAAGAAAGATTTCTGAGTAAGTTCTGCTAAgcattcatcaaaaaaattagggGAAAGTGAGATGGTAGAGTACAGAGTTCTGCTATTGGATTGAAAATTAGGTCTTTTGTGTACATAGTGGGCTGCTGTATGTATTGATCTGTGAATTTTTAGACTTGAAGGCTGCTTTGTCGTAAAATTGTGATGTTTTCTGTGATTGCAGGTCTCGCAGGTGCAACTGCCGATGTCCATTGTTATGATGTGTTGTCAAATAAATGGACAAGGTAagctcttaaaaaaattttagcaattaGTTGCTTATAGAGCATAATTTAGCATCGGCTTATGCTTGATGTTTGTTGAC
Protein-coding regions in this window:
- the LOC105059848 gene encoding uncharacterized protein, producing the protein MSSSPPSLSEAQTLAPTTDHSSAPLPPPLSGDSDRPNSSSVVAVAAESGDEEKNGGETGEGGEEAEEEAECGFCLFMKGGGCKEAFIAWEKCVEEADKTGEDAVDKCFEVTTLLKKCMDAHADYYAPILVAEQVAAAAANSASSPGPEK